Proteins from one bacterium genomic window:
- a CDS encoding PAS domain S-box protein, which produces MGKKQAKTTFLDAAPQQRSASLAACAALSKQHLALQYDLTRMLAEAKSLAEVAPRILQTIAEYLDWQLGNLWLVEPGAHLLQWQVSWHQPSLEDGAFAALSRTAQYEEGRELPGLIWQSRAPVWFEDMDDDPRFLRRQASAGQHFRGAFGFPILGGGEFLGTMEFFSDRARPPEPEVMKLMASVGTQIGLFILRRHAEEAYRNLAAIVEDSEDAIVGIGRNGKFIAWNRGAERLFGYTAEEALGQAISLVVPPDGQYSSEAILERLEKGEHLAHLEAERLRKDGTRLDVAIAFSPIRDSLGRLMGYSGIYRDIGERKRFEAELKAKNAALQEQDRLKSSFLDAISHDLRIPLTSIVGYAEFLEDELGGPLGPQQREFVTEILKSSERLTYLVDNLLDFARIEAKRFALKLETSDFADLVREVARSLRPQVERGKLKLSLALAPETMPIRMDAERIGRVLINLLTNAIKFTPPGGLIRIEARQEAGGIRCEVVDTGEGIAEEDLPKLFKRFSQLASGAKRGGSGLGLSISKDLVEAHGGQIGVTSAPGKGSRFWFTLPASPPEH; this is translated from the coding sequence ATGGGCAAGAAGCAGGCCAAAACCACCTTCCTCGACGCGGCGCCTCAGCAGCGCAGCGCCTCGCTGGCGGCGTGCGCCGCGCTGAGCAAGCAACACCTGGCGCTCCAGTACGACCTCACCCGCATGCTGGCAGAGGCTAAGAGCCTCGCAGAGGTCGCCCCCCGAATCCTCCAAACCATCGCCGAGTACCTGGACTGGCAATTGGGAAACCTGTGGCTCGTCGAGCCCGGCGCCCATCTCCTGCAATGGCAGGTGAGCTGGCACCAGCCTTCGCTGGAGGACGGCGCGTTCGCCGCGCTTAGCCGGACGGCGCAATACGAGGAGGGGCGCGAGCTGCCGGGGCTCATCTGGCAATCGCGGGCCCCCGTCTGGTTCGAGGACATGGACGACGATCCGCGCTTCTTGAGGCGCCAAGCCTCAGCCGGGCAGCACTTCCGCGGCGCGTTCGGCTTCCCCATCCTCGGCGGCGGCGAATTTCTCGGCACCATGGAGTTCTTCAGCGATCGGGCGCGTCCCCCTGAGCCCGAGGTCATGAAGCTCATGGCCAGCGTCGGCACCCAGATCGGCCTCTTCATCCTTCGTCGGCACGCCGAGGAGGCGTACCGCAACCTGGCCGCCATCGTCGAGGACAGCGAGGATGCGATCGTAGGGATCGGACGAAACGGGAAGTTCATCGCCTGGAACCGAGGCGCCGAACGCCTCTTTGGGTACACCGCCGAAGAGGCGCTCGGCCAGGCGATTTCGCTGGTCGTCCCGCCCGACGGCCAATACTCGAGCGAGGCCATCCTGGAGCGGCTCGAGAAGGGCGAACACCTCGCCCACCTTGAGGCCGAGCGCCTACGCAAGGACGGCACGCGCCTCGACGTGGCGATCGCCTTCTCGCCCATTCGAGACAGCCTCGGCAGGCTGATGGGCTACTCGGGCATCTACCGGGACATCGGCGAGCGCAAGCGCTTCGAAGCGGAGCTCAAGGCCAAGAACGCCGCGCTACAAGAGCAGGACCGGCTCAAGAGCAGCTTCCTCGACGCCATCAGCCACGACCTGCGGATCCCTCTGACCTCGATCGTGGGCTATGCCGAGTTCCTCGAAGACGAGCTGGGTGGGCCGTTGGGCCCCCAGCAGCGCGAGTTCGTCACCGAGATCCTGAAAAGTTCCGAGCGCCTGACCTATCTAGTGGACAACCTGCTCGACTTCGCCCGGATCGAGGCGAAGCGATTCGCCCTCAAGCTGGAGACGAGCGACTTCGCGGACTTGGTGCGCGAGGTCGCCCGCAGCCTCCGCCCCCAGGTGGAACGTGGCAAGCTCAAGCTCTCCCTCGCGCTGGCCCCAGAGACCATGCCGATTCGCATGGACGCCGAGCGGATCGGGCGGGTGCTCATCAACCTGTTGACCAACGCCATCAAGTTCACGCCGCCGGGGGGCCTCATCCGGATCGAGGCGCGACAAGAGGCCGGGGGAATCCGGTGCGAGGTGGTGGACACGGGCGAGGGCATCGCCGAGGAGGATCTGCCCAAGCTGTTCAAGCGCTTCAGCCAGCTCGCCTCGGGTGCCAAGCGTGGCGGCTCGGGGCTCGGCCTCAGCATCAGCAAGGACCTGGTCGAAGCGCACGGGGGGCAAATCGGCGTGACGAGCGCGCCCGGGAAGGGGAGCCGCTTCTGGTTCACCTTGCCCGCCTCGCCACCCGAGCACTAG
- a CDS encoding NADP-dependent malic enzyme, whose product MKRDALEYHSRGRKGKIEVVPTKPCLTQRDLSLAYSPGVAEPCRAIAQDPEAAYEYTVRGNLVGVITNGTAVLGLGDIGPLASKPVMEGKGILFKRFADLDVFDIEVDEKDPERFIQTVKSLGPTFGGINLEDIKSPECFIIEERLKAEMDIPVFHDDQHGTAIIASAALLNALEITKRKIEEAKVVFCGAGAAAISCARLFLKLGVRRENLVMADKDGVVYQGRTVGMNPYMAELAADTPHRTLAEAMVGADVFVGLSTRGVVTPEMVKTLAPHAILFALANPEPEITYEEAKAVRPDILMGTGRSDYPNQINNVLGFPYIFRGAMDVRARSINDEMKLAAAYALADLAKQDVPDQVLAAYSSKHLEFGPNYIIPKPFDPRALLWVAPAVAKAAMESGVARMPIEDFDAYRESLEKRFGQRRALMRFITNRAKRDPKRIVFPEGDQEKILRAAQILLDDGIAQPVLLGDPLKIRIMAERLNLPLRGAELVDLHHEPSRHRYAQMLFEQRGRKGVTFHDASRLMHQSNYFGTMMLKCGEVDGLVSGLSYDYSETIRPALQIIGPRSDRTVVAGIYVLVFKDRLLFLSDATVNYDPTAEQLCEIAVGSAATAGFFGVEPRIAFLSFSNFGSSKHPSALKMQRATELTKDMLPTVVVDGEMQADTAVHPPSADPFSFSAIQGDANVLIFPDLQSCNIAYKLLHRVGGAEAAVGPILMGMAKPVNVLQHGADVDEIVNVTAITVSEAQRFPL is encoded by the coding sequence TTGAAACGCGACGCCCTGGAGTATCACTCGCGCGGTCGCAAGGGCAAGATCGAGGTCGTCCCGACCAAGCCTTGCCTGACCCAGCGCGATCTGTCCCTCGCCTATTCCCCCGGTGTGGCCGAGCCCTGCCGCGCCATCGCCCAGGATCCCGAGGCGGCCTACGAGTACACGGTTCGCGGCAACCTGGTCGGCGTCATCACCAACGGCACGGCGGTGCTGGGCCTGGGAGACATCGGGCCGCTCGCGAGCAAACCCGTGATGGAGGGGAAGGGGATCCTCTTCAAGCGCTTCGCGGACCTGGACGTCTTCGACATCGAGGTGGACGAGAAGGACCCCGAGCGCTTCATCCAGACGGTCAAGTCGCTCGGCCCCACCTTCGGGGGGATCAACCTCGAGGACATCAAGAGCCCCGAGTGCTTCATCATCGAAGAGCGCCTCAAGGCCGAGATGGACATCCCGGTCTTCCACGACGACCAGCACGGCACGGCGATCATCGCCTCGGCGGCGCTCCTCAATGCCCTCGAGATCACCAAGCGTAAGATCGAGGAGGCCAAGGTGGTCTTCTGCGGCGCCGGTGCGGCCGCCATCTCCTGCGCGCGCCTCTTCCTCAAGCTGGGGGTGCGACGCGAGAACCTCGTGATGGCCGACAAGGACGGGGTGGTCTACCAGGGCCGGACGGTGGGGATGAATCCCTACATGGCCGAGCTTGCGGCCGATACGCCGCACCGCACCCTGGCCGAGGCCATGGTGGGGGCGGACGTGTTCGTGGGGCTCTCGACCCGCGGCGTCGTGACTCCCGAGATGGTCAAGACCCTCGCCCCGCACGCCATCCTCTTCGCGCTCGCGAACCCCGAGCCCGAGATCACTTACGAGGAGGCCAAGGCGGTCCGGCCGGACATCCTGATGGGCACCGGTCGCTCCGACTATCCCAACCAGATCAACAACGTCCTGGGCTTCCCCTACATCTTCCGCGGGGCCATGGACGTGCGGGCGCGCTCGATCAACGACGAGATGAAGCTCGCCGCCGCCTATGCCCTGGCCGATCTGGCCAAGCAGGACGTGCCGGACCAGGTGCTCGCGGCCTACTCGTCGAAGCACCTGGAGTTCGGGCCGAACTATATCATCCCCAAGCCCTTCGACCCGCGCGCGCTGCTCTGGGTCGCGCCAGCGGTCGCCAAGGCGGCGATGGAGAGCGGCGTGGCGCGTATGCCCATCGAGGACTTCGACGCCTACCGCGAGAGCCTGGAGAAGCGCTTCGGCCAGCGCCGCGCGCTCATGCGCTTCATCACCAACCGCGCGAAGCGCGACCCCAAGCGCATCGTCTTCCCGGAAGGGGACCAGGAGAAGATCCTGCGCGCCGCCCAGATCCTGCTCGACGACGGCATCGCGCAGCCGGTGCTGCTCGGCGATCCCCTCAAGATCCGGATCATGGCCGAACGCCTGAATCTGCCCCTGCGCGGCGCCGAGCTGGTCGATCTGCACCACGAGCCCTCGCGCCACCGCTACGCGCAGATGCTCTTCGAGCAACGGGGACGCAAAGGCGTGACCTTCCACGACGCCTCGCGCCTCATGCACCAGTCCAACTACTTCGGCACCATGATGCTTAAGTGCGGCGAGGTGGATGGCCTGGTCTCGGGCCTGAGCTACGACTACTCGGAGACCATCCGCCCGGCGTTGCAGATCATCGGGCCGCGCAGCGATCGCACCGTCGTCGCCGGCATCTACGTGCTGGTCTTCAAGGATCGTTTGCTGTTCCTGTCCGACGCGACGGTCAACTACGATCCCACCGCTGAGCAACTCTGCGAGATCGCGGTGGGCAGCGCCGCGACGGCGGGCTTCTTCGGGGTCGAGCCGCGCATCGCCTTCCTGTCGTTCTCGAACTTCGGCAGCTCCAAGCACCCCTCGGCCCTCAAGATGCAGCGTGCCACCGAGCTGACCAAGGACATGCTCCCCACCGTGGTGGTGGACGGCGAGATGCAGGCGGACACCGCCGTGCATCCCCCTTCGGCGGATCCCTTCAGCTTCTCGGCCATCCAGGGGGATGCCAACGTGCTGATCTTCCCCGACCTTCAAAGCTGCAACATCGCCTACAAGCTGTTGCACCGGGTGGGCGGCGCGGAGGCCGCCGTCGGTCCCATCCTGATGGGGATGGCGAAGCCCGTGAACGTCTTGCAGCACGGGGCTGACGTGGATGAGATCGTCAACGTCACGGCCATCACCGTGAGCGAGGCGCAGCGCTTCCCGCTCTAA
- a CDS encoding 4Fe-4S dicluster domain-containing protein: MEPESSLSREVFVREGVGQLGQRFGLLFGAWLGLSPKPPVEPPDRRVLRPPGALPEEAFLKACTRCDACAAACPAFAIKVAGRLDPVAAGTPYLHDPLRSPCLLCEDAPCIAACEPGALVPGPFRLGRAEIAEDRCVAFAGEACTACAEACPLGEEAIVVREGRPIVVPLGCVGCGQCLGACPAPGGAIALRPMP; encoded by the coding sequence ATGGAACCCGAATCGTCTCTTTCCCGCGAGGTCTTCGTCCGCGAGGGCGTGGGGCAGCTGGGCCAGCGTTTCGGCCTGCTCTTCGGGGCGTGGCTGGGCCTCTCGCCCAAGCCGCCCGTGGAGCCGCCGGATCGTCGTGTCCTGCGCCCTCCCGGCGCGCTGCCCGAAGAAGCCTTCCTGAAGGCCTGCACCCGCTGCGACGCCTGCGCGGCGGCTTGTCCCGCCTTCGCCATCAAGGTGGCGGGGCGCCTGGACCCGGTCGCCGCGGGCACGCCCTACTTGCACGACCCGCTGCGATCGCCTTGCCTGTTGTGCGAGGATGCGCCGTGCATCGCCGCTTGCGAGCCGGGTGCGCTCGTTCCAGGCCCCTTTCGCCTGGGCCGCGCGGAGATCGCCGAGGATCGTTGTGTGGCGTTTGCCGGCGAGGCGTGCACGGCCTGCGCCGAGGCCTGCCCGCTCGGCGAGGAGGCGATCGTCGTGCGGGAGGGGCGGCCCATCGTGGTGCCCTTGGGCTGCGTGGGTTGCGGGCAGTGCCTGGGCGCGTGTCCGGCCCCGGGCGGGGCGATCGCGCTGCGGCCGATGCCGTAA
- the rocD gene encoding ornithine--oxo-acid transaminase, translated as MNELVPGALHTRDYIEKEERFGAHNYHPLDLVIESGQGVWLYDVEGQRYMDFLSAYSSVNQGHCHPRILEALKGQAERVTITSRAFRNDQLPLLYEQLVQLTGFDRVLPMNTGAEAIETAIKAARKWGYKVKGIPENQAEIVVCANNFHGRTTTIVGFSTEESYKDGFGPFTPGFKVVPFGDLAALEAAITPNTCAFLVEPIQAEAGIYVPPAGYMTGVAALLKQHNVLFMADEIQTGLGRTGKLFAFEHEGIRPDVLVLGKALSGGFYPVSAMLASDEVMGVFQPGQHGSTFGGNPLACAVARAALSVLTDEGLVENSAKLGNYLMDKLRAIKSPHIKEVRGRGLLIGIELNKPARVFCEQLMAEGLLCKETHDTVIRLAPPLIVSQEEIDWAFERLNKVLSA; from the coding sequence ATGAACGAGTTGGTCCCTGGCGCCCTCCATACGCGCGACTACATCGAAAAAGAAGAGCGCTTCGGCGCCCACAACTACCACCCGCTGGATCTGGTCATCGAATCGGGCCAGGGGGTCTGGCTCTACGACGTCGAGGGCCAGCGCTACATGGACTTCCTGAGCGCCTACTCGTCGGTCAACCAGGGCCACTGCCACCCCCGCATCCTGGAAGCCCTCAAGGGCCAGGCCGAGCGCGTCACCATCACCTCGCGCGCCTTCCGCAACGACCAGCTGCCCCTGCTCTACGAGCAGCTCGTCCAGCTCACGGGCTTCGACCGCGTGCTGCCCATGAACACGGGCGCCGAGGCTATCGAGACCGCCATCAAGGCCGCCCGCAAGTGGGGCTACAAGGTCAAGGGCATCCCCGAAAACCAGGCCGAGATCGTGGTCTGCGCCAACAACTTCCACGGCCGCACCACCACCATCGTCGGCTTCTCGACCGAGGAGAGCTACAAGGACGGCTTCGGCCCCTTCACCCCCGGCTTCAAGGTCGTCCCCTTCGGTGACCTCGCGGCCCTCGAAGCGGCCATCACCCCCAACACCTGCGCCTTCCTCGTCGAGCCGATCCAGGCCGAGGCCGGGATCTACGTTCCGCCCGCGGGCTACATGACCGGCGTCGCGGCGCTTCTCAAGCAGCACAACGTCCTGTTCATGGCCGACGAGATCCAGACGGGCCTCGGCCGCACGGGCAAGCTGTTCGCCTTCGAGCACGAGGGCATCCGCCCCGACGTGCTGGTGCTCGGCAAGGCCCTCTCGGGCGGCTTCTACCCGGTCTCGGCCATGCTCGCGAGCGACGAGGTCATGGGCGTGTTCCAGCCCGGCCAGCACGGCAGCACCTTCGGCGGCAACCCGCTGGCCTGCGCGGTGGCCCGCGCCGCCCTCTCGGTGCTGACCGACGAAGGGCTCGTCGAGAACTCGGCCAAGCTCGGCAACTACCTCATGGACAAGCTGCGCGCGATCAAGAGCCCGCACATCAAGGAAGTCCGCGGCCGCGGCCTTTTGATCGGCATCGAGCTCAACAAGCCTGCCCGCGTCTTCTGCGAGCAGCTGATGGCCGAAGGCCTCCTGTGCAAGGAGACCCACGACACGGTCATCCGCCTGGCGCCTCCGCTCATCGTGAGCCAGGAAGAGATCGACTGGGCCTTCGAGCGCCTCAATAAGGTCCTCTCGGCCTAA
- a CDS encoding glycosyltransferase family 2 protein, producing MTRPILSVVVVNWNTRALLKACLESIQRETLTPTEIWVVDNGSADHSPEMVAADFPDVRLIANDHNLGFAAANNQALPQARGRYVLLLNSDTVVLDHALDRMVSFMENHPEAGAVGCKLLNGDGTLQPSAHNFYSTMGSLVENKLVALFWKKRSARTRFLSYWDHESTRQVDWVTGACLLVRRDVVETVGLLDERFFMYGEEIDWQMRMAKVGHRVYFLSEAAIIHLGGASSARVPDRMRRQEYHSRALLIDKHYGRITRLTFHAKTALGIGFWRAVNALRGRKVSWG from the coding sequence ATGACTCGACCGATCCTGTCGGTGGTGGTGGTCAACTGGAACACCCGCGCCCTGCTCAAGGCCTGCCTCGAGAGCATCCAGCGAGAGACCCTCACCCCCACCGAGATCTGGGTGGTGGACAACGGCTCGGCGGATCACAGCCCCGAGATGGTCGCCGCCGACTTCCCAGACGTCCGCCTCATCGCCAACGACCACAACCTGGGTTTCGCCGCGGCCAACAACCAGGCCCTACCCCAGGCCCGGGGGCGCTACGTGCTCTTGCTCAACTCGGACACGGTGGTCCTGGACCATGCCCTCGATCGGATGGTCTCGTTCATGGAGAACCACCCCGAGGCCGGGGCCGTCGGCTGCAAGCTGCTGAACGGCGACGGCACCCTGCAGCCCTCGGCCCACAACTTCTACAGCACCATGGGTTCTTTGGTCGAAAACAAGCTGGTCGCCCTGTTCTGGAAGAAGCGCTCGGCCCGGACCCGCTTCTTGAGCTACTGGGACCACGAGAGCACCCGGCAGGTCGATTGGGTGACGGGCGCCTGCCTCTTGGTGCGCCGGGACGTGGTCGAAACGGTGGGGCTCCTGGACGAGCGCTTCTTCATGTACGGCGAAGAGATCGACTGGCAGATGCGGATGGCCAAGGTCGGGCACCGGGTCTACTTCCTCTCGGAGGCCGCCATCATCCACCTGGGCGGCGCCAGCTCCGCGCGGGTCCCCGACCGCATGCGCCGGCAGGAGTACCATAGCCGCGCCCTCTTGATCGACAAGCACTACGGCCGCATCACTCGCCTGACCTTCCACGCCAAGACCGCGCTGGGCATCGGCTTCTGGCGGGCGGTGAACGCCCTGAGGGGGCGCAAGGTTTCGTGGGGGTGA
- a CDS encoding FAD-binding oxidoreductase — protein MERAQAVIIGGGIIGASIAYHLARKGMKDVVLLEKELFFGKESTAKCAGGIRAQFSTEVNIKLSLESIKHFERFAEEMGADVEFRQVGYVFMSTTPEAWDRSQKAAAFQRSHGVPVELLSPDRIKDLCPELEVSDVLGGNFCALDGLADPHGFHQAYLKAARSLGVTIHVERPVTGFETAGDRVVAVKTSKGDIACDTVIMASGAWTGELGRSLGIDIPIVPVRRQIVTTAPLSWIDSRWPMMVDNGTGLYMHPESGGLLLGMANKAEPAAFNTNVDEAFTMEIVEAAFTRLPRLEEASINAAWAGLYEVTPDHHPILGHLPSFRNAIVAAGFSGHGFMHAPACGEVIAELALGESLSIDISPLGIERFAAAEGQGQEEVMVI, from the coding sequence ATGGAACGCGCGCAAGCCGTCATCATCGGCGGTGGGATCATCGGAGCGTCGATTGCCTACCACTTGGCCCGTAAGGGCATGAAGGACGTGGTCTTGCTGGAGAAGGAGCTCTTCTTCGGCAAGGAGTCCACGGCCAAGTGCGCGGGCGGTATCCGGGCCCAGTTCTCCACCGAGGTCAACATCAAGCTCTCGCTTGAGTCCATCAAGCACTTCGAGCGCTTCGCCGAGGAGATGGGCGCCGACGTCGAGTTCCGACAGGTCGGTTACGTCTTCATGTCCACGACCCCCGAGGCCTGGGACCGCTCCCAGAAGGCAGCCGCCTTCCAGCGCTCGCACGGGGTGCCCGTCGAGCTGCTTTCTCCCGATCGCATCAAGGACCTCTGCCCCGAGCTCGAGGTCTCGGACGTGCTGGGGGGCAACTTCTGCGCGCTCGACGGCCTTGCCGATCCCCACGGCTTCCACCAGGCCTACCTCAAGGCGGCTCGCTCGCTGGGCGTCACCATCCACGTGGAGCGGCCGGTCACCGGCTTCGAGACGGCGGGCGATCGCGTCGTCGCGGTCAAGACGAGCAAGGGCGATATCGCCTGCGACACGGTGATCATGGCCTCGGGCGCCTGGACCGGCGAGCTCGGGCGATCGCTCGGCATCGACATCCCTATCGTGCCGGTGCGCCGACAGATCGTGACCACCGCGCCGCTGTCCTGGATCGATTCGCGCTGGCCCATGATGGTGGACAACGGCACCGGGCTCTACATGCACCCCGAGTCGGGCGGCTTGCTCTTGGGCATGGCCAACAAGGCCGAGCCCGCGGCCTTCAACACCAACGTGGACGAGGCCTTCACCATGGAGATCGTGGAAGCGGCCTTCACGCGCTTGCCCCGTCTCGAAGAGGCCTCGATCAACGCGGCCTGGGCCGGCCTCTACGAGGTTACCCCGGACCATCACCCGATCCTCGGCCACTTGCCCAGCTTCCGTAACGCCATCGTGGCGGCGGGCTTCAGCGGCCACGGCTTCATGCATGCGCCGGCCTGCGGCGAGGTCATCGCGGAGCTTGCGCTCGGCGAATCCTTGAGCATCGACATCTCGCCGCTCGGCATCGAGCGCTTTGCCGCCGCCGAGGGGCAGGGCCAAGAAGAGGTCATGGTCATCTAG
- a CDS encoding aldehyde dehydrogenase family protein, whose amino-acid sequence MTQTMNKPTQHANPGVTFNLEALAASIQAFNQNGQIGVDPIAAMYEKRRADWSLFSCGLRDAELEALRSYLFPYSELPSTPDAKPIPTRNFIAGEWRLPKNGKMVTLPTLWDKRVPFAEVPDSQPEDVELAVSYAYDFWSSLKWSDEVVTYRKFVVNNFSRLLEYYYEEVMREIRHEIPKTRLEGDKDYWEAKRAADHIGGNADKAMMGEVIPQMVDGHSYWKNPYLPAGVVALITPMNFIYGIPVIQLIGAYMANAPLIFKGHPYGAVSSTVMIRMLLAAGADPRAVQKLEGFGSGISSLATDPRIAVASLTGSEQTAKNIQAGRGIRTLKFEGGGCNWSWIDDGYSDEELQKIAIRLTYSKLGFSSHKCTTLHGIAASPETLKKVIAYVNAEMDTWEILNPAFTDKTKVIGPNMVHKAQTVTNIREGAKAAGLEILREGGKVSGNDYADNAEVIAPLIVKVKPDSMVKADWDGKGEIEFQIATTEFFMPILCAMELDGFEAFLKFSLLINSHDLACSIWSRDDRKLQKARKVIAGMLKENDGTDSALEWEEFGASGIGGSGNTGVGDAAATIAMFCRRQKGRHVVF is encoded by the coding sequence TTGACTCAGACGATGAACAAACCCACCCAGCACGCCAACCCCGGCGTGACGTTCAACCTGGAGGCCCTCGCAGCCTCGATCCAGGCTTTCAACCAGAACGGCCAGATCGGCGTCGATCCCATCGCCGCCATGTACGAGAAGCGCCGCGCCGACTGGTCGCTCTTCTCGTGCGGCCTGCGCGACGCCGAGCTCGAAGCGCTGCGTTCGTACCTCTTCCCCTACAGCGAGCTGCCCAGCACTCCGGACGCCAAGCCCATCCCCACCCGCAACTTCATCGCGGGCGAGTGGCGCCTGCCCAAGAATGGCAAGATGGTGACCCTTCCCACCCTGTGGGACAAGCGGGTCCCCTTCGCCGAGGTGCCCGACTCGCAGCCCGAGGACGTGGAGCTCGCCGTCTCCTACGCCTACGACTTCTGGAGCTCGCTCAAGTGGTCGGATGAGGTCGTCACCTACCGCAAGTTCGTCGTCAACAACTTCTCGCGCCTGCTCGAGTACTACTACGAAGAGGTCATGCGCGAGATCCGCCACGAGATCCCCAAGACCCGCCTCGAAGGCGACAAGGACTACTGGGAAGCCAAGCGCGCCGCGGACCACATCGGCGGCAACGCCGACAAGGCCATGATGGGCGAGGTCATCCCCCAGATGGTGGACGGCCACTCGTACTGGAAGAACCCGTACCTGCCCGCGGGCGTGGTGGCCCTCATCACCCCCATGAACTTCATCTACGGCATCCCGGTCATCCAGCTGATCGGCGCCTACATGGCCAACGCCCCCCTGATCTTCAAGGGCCACCCCTACGGGGCGGTGTCGAGCACGGTCATGATCCGCATGCTGCTCGCCGCCGGCGCCGATCCCCGCGCCGTCCAGAAGCTCGAAGGCTTCGGCTCGGGCATCTCGAGCCTCGCGACCGATCCGCGCATCGCCGTCGCGTCGCTGACGGGCTCCGAGCAGACCGCCAAGAACATCCAGGCCGGCCGCGGCATCCGTACCCTCAAGTTCGAGGGCGGCGGCTGCAACTGGAGCTGGATCGACGACGGCTACTCGGATGAGGAGCTCCAGAAGATCGCCATCCGCCTCACCTACTCCAAACTCGGCTTCAGCTCGCACAAGTGCACCACCCTGCACGGCATCGCGGCTTCGCCCGAGACCCTCAAGAAGGTGATCGCCTACGTCAACGCCGAGATGGACACCTGGGAGATCCTGAACCCCGCCTTCACCGACAAGACCAAGGTGATCGGCCCCAACATGGTTCACAAGGCCCAGACCGTCACCAACATCCGCGAGGGCGCCAAGGCCGCCGGCCTCGAGATCCTGCGCGAGGGCGGCAAGGTCAGCGGTAACGACTACGCCGACAACGCCGAGGTCATCGCGCCGTTGATCGTCAAGGTCAAGCCCGACTCCATGGTCAAGGCCGACTGGGACGGCAAGGGCGAGATCGAGTTCCAGATCGCGACCACCGAGTTCTTCATGCCGATCCTGTGCGCGATGGAGCTCGACGGCTTCGAGGCCTTCCTCAAGTTCTCGCTGCTCATCAACTCGCACGACCTGGCCTGCTCGATCTGGAGCCGCGACGATCGCAAGCTCCAGAAGGCCCGCAAGGTCATCGCCGGCATGCTCAAGGAGAACGACGGCACCGACTCGGCCCTCGAGTGGGAAGAGTTCGGCGCGTCGGGCATCGGCGGCTCGGGCAACACCGGGGTCGGCGACGCCGCGGCGACCATCGCCATGTTCTGCCGCCGGCAGAAGGGGCGCCACGTCGTCTTCTAA